The stretch of DNA TTTGCCGTTTTCTCTGGAGAATAGGAAGGCTGctatagaagatgaagtcttctataaGAGTCTTCATTACTGGGAGAAATTACAGAGGCTTGAGCTCCTGTATAATACTGGAGAGGCTACTACTCCCAAACTGGTGGCAGAGTTGAGAAAAGTGCGGGTGCACTTGAACATAGCTGTGTGGGTAGATGTCTTTAAGGATGGTCATATCTATCAGTTAATGCTTCGAAAGGAGCTGAAAATCCTGAAGCGCATAGCTGATTGTCAGAGCTTTGTCAAGACATCTCCCGGCCTTTTATCTGCTTGGTTGAAAATGTGGATAATTGTTGTAGAAGAAAAATATAATGATGTAATCCaagcaaatatttatcgttgaatgaagtatttataTGTGCTTATCTTTGTTCTTCTCTTTCTGCAAATGATAAATTCCATCAGTTGTTATATATGAATTGCGAATTTAGACTGATGAAAGACGAACTGCTATAAGCTGACTATGAACTGAAGTTAGTTAAGCATTAAGTAATAGATGACAAACTGATGTCAGTTGATAattaacaactgataaaaagtctgggtaaaataggaaaaatgcttcggttgacttgagactctttggtttcttcaacatttaatgtcaCCTGTCTATAAGTAAGACGAGAGAGATAAAATGTGAGACAATAACAGTTCAATATGTCGGATTCAAGTAactctgatgcatgcagtagtTCGCATATTCAAGTTAATGAGCAATTAAGTCCTTATTtagaagaattgaagaagacAATGGAAGAATATGTCTTGATGAAAGTGATGTCCACATGGTTCAAGATTCATGATTTGCAGAGGGTAAGTAGTAGTGGTGctgttcctactcgtgctcaagcAGCAACAGCAAGAAATACATTGAtcgttttgaagttaggcatgttaCAGGTCTGATTGATGACAAATGTCTGTTAGAAGAAATGTTATGGAAGGAATGGCATGTGGTTGAGAAGATTTCTTCGACTAGATCATTTTCTAGAATCcaaatttatgagttgaataatTGGATTAGAGAGTGGTAGGATTCAGTTGGTTCTATGATATCTACTGTAAATTGGGATCAATGGTATTCTTAATAaagtattattttcaatttgttgtgttcttattttctgcagatAATTCTATTAGTAAAGCAACATTAGTAATAATTttaagacaaatcaattaaaccaagaatattgcgaaagtaagaaaacttagtttcgggtaatggtttggtgaagatgtcagctgcttgttgctcagttgagatatactccagtctaatgtccttcttcaaagcatgatctctaatgaagtgatgcctgacatctatatgtttggtccttgagtgaagaactggattataggtgatgGCAATCGTACAattattgtcacaaaatatgggcgattcatttgtaattactccataatctctcagtttttgttggatccagatcagttgtgcacaacaactaccagcagcaagatattctgcttcagttgttgaggtagctatggatgtctgctttttCCTGAACCAGGATATTAGtttgtctccaagaaactgacaagatccacttgtacttttacgatcaagcttacatcctgcataatctgcatttgaatatccaactaaattgaaagtagagtctttagaataacataacccaacattttgtgtacccttaagatatctcaaaattcttttagcagctgagaaatgtgattgcttaggatttgcttgaaatctagcacacatacagacagcaaatacaatatcagggcgactggaagttaggtacaacaatgaacctattaagcctcgatataatgtcgcctcaactgatattcccccttgatcagtgtccaattttactgatgagctcatgggagtatttgcagctgaacatgactccatgccaaatttcttcagcagattctttgtatatttagtctgactgatgaatgtaccagtctccagttgcttcacttgtagtccaagaaagaatgtcagttcactcatcatgctcatttcgaacttttcctgcatcaacttagcaaatttctcacataatttggggtcagttgacccaaatatgatatcatcaacataaatttgaactaataaaatgtgatcattcttatcaaatttgaacaaggtcttatcaattgatccaacagagaaatcatgatcagttagaaattttgaaagagtttcgtaccaagctctggaagcttgtttaagaccatataaggctttgttcaaatgatatacatgatcaggaaagttgtgatttacaaaacctgggggttattcaacatatacttcctctTGTAGTTGACCATTTAAGAATGCacttttgacatccatttgatagactttgaagttcttgaaagaagcataggcaaggaatattctgattgcctccagtcttgcaactgctgcatatgtttcatcgtaatcaattccttcctcctgcctatatccttgtgctactagtctcgCTTTATttcgcacaactgaaccatcctcgttcagtttgttcctgtacacccattttgtacctataacagtttttgaagctggtcttggaactaagttccagacattgttatgagtgAATTGATTTAGCtattcttgcattgcatttacccaattaggatcagcaagagcttcatcagttttctttggttctagttgtgaaacaaaagctgaatagataaataaatttaatatttgattgcgagttcttactagATCAGATGGATTTCTTATTACCAAttcaggtggatgtgattttctccatctgtactcagtaTTTGTTGTATCAGAAATTTCTTCAGTTGGTGACTGAATGTCATCAGTTTGTTCTATCAACTGATCATTAGGAGTGACTTCTGGTTCAGCTGATTGATCTGACACTTCTGGTTCGGGTGTTTGGAGATTGTTTTGATTAATATGATTGtattcttcatcatcatcttccaaactgatatctgtaaatcaatcaactagctcaacttgatcagttggcttatcagttagttcagtttcatcgaaatcaacatgagcagattcttcaacatttaatgttttcttgttgaagactctataagctatactaactgataaaTATCCaaaaaatattccttctgcagatttagcatcaaacattttaaataatttttatcattatcaagaataaaacatttgcagccgaatattctgaaataagtaattatactttttcttccatgccagatctcatatggtgttttcatatgattcttattaaacattgatctgttctgagtataacacgcagtgtttactgcctctgcccaaaatctttgagaaataccagaatcagcaagcatcgttctagctgcttctttaagggtccgatttcttctctcagctataccattttgctgaggagttctggctgctgagagctcatgcttgattccagcattttctaggaaatttgaaagagtttgattgatgaattcagttcctcgatcagatctgattcgagaaattccaactgattttttatttaaaagtcttttgaaaagcttgatcagttgtgcagcagtttggtcttttgatttgagaaagataacccaagtaaatcttgaaaaatcatcaacaatcaccaaggtgtatttcattccccctaaactcatgactggtataggaccaaagagatcgatgtgcaatagttctaagcatcgggatgaagatttacagcccttgtttttaatccaaactgacatgctgagcaaagatTTTCTTTGAAAATTCTATTTTGGACAAActagttacaagttcatgtttattcagataggcaatggatttaaagtttagaTGACTTAGTCTCTTGTGCcccaaccagtttttagatgatttggaagcaataaaacaaactggtgtataagtttgatcattccaacttaCTTTATATGGAAAcatttgccagttagtatgactttatcagttgaagttttgactgaacatgaatttttgtcaaattgtactgagaatccactgtcgcataattgactgatgctaatcaagttatacttcaagttttctactaatagaacatctttaaaagtaaagttaccatggataagcttacccttacccatagtTCTACATTTGGAATTGTCCCCGAAACTAATATTTGGAccactgtatttgatcagttgagatagcacacttgcatctcctgtcatatgtcgcgaacatccactgtccaaataccatattgagttcttgtttgtacctgttacctgcaatcacacacataatataacttggtacccatatttatttgggtcctgaactgattagtcccttaggaacccatacttggattagtctaacagactttccagtagctgtattccaaatggtttttctcgacttttgtgtgcttggtgtgtagtgtacagatgatacaatatgtgatttagctttattcaactgattgttcagtctatatctcttctgaactggcttgcagttatagtaattgaaatAGCTATTCGAATAGTTCTTGTGAAACCTTTTTGATGATTGactttgtgaatcagttgaaatTTTTTGGCTATAACCAATCCCATATCTTCTAGTCTTATTCATATTCTTAGTAGTTTTCTGAATCAGTTTACTGGGcacaatttgttcttgtaccactgttgcTTTGACAAAGTTAATGTATTTTCCTTTGTCTATTTTtggctttggttgagtatcatttggatacatttctccttgagtattgaaccctaaaccagtttttatcagaaactgatttttgtgaattctgcatctCACTCAGTGCAgttgatgacttgttccaagactgaaaaactcagtctgttttgagatttcaagcatcaacttctggattaatgactgatttttatttctctctgcttttaactcagcaatctccctttttagactcaacccatcaactgattaatcagttttggttttattgtctgtgagatcagtttgctttgcttagattttttcaaatgatgatgcaagtttttgatactcatttaccatgtcatgtagtgttagaatgagttcttctcgtgtaaaatcagttgaactgaaatcaaatacctgttggttAGATGACtcttcttctgcatcattagccatcaaacacttgacttcctcatcatcactggagctgtatgagctttctggttctgacatctcactgtcagtttctgcccatttggatttgttttcttcagctaagagtacttcatgtttctttctgaaggAATTCTTATCTTCTTTGggtcttcttttgtgctcatatgatttctttcttctatcagttgagccttgactaTCCTTCTtcggtttaggacaatcagcaataaagtggcctgatttgccacagttgtagcaggcaTTTGGTTCATCTTTGGAATTGTTCCTTTGGTATGGCTTTTGGAAGTTcccttgattctttctcatgaactttccaaattttttgatgaacaatgacatagcatcattactcaactgatcagcagatttttcgactgaactgattggttcagttctgacagcagctagagcagttgtggctgcaggggtagatggttctccttctctggtctgcagctcgaactcataagccTTTAAGTCAGCAAaaaaatcatgaagttcaatctggtttagatctttggactccctcatttccatggtcttgacatctcattccttgggaagacctctcattatcTTTAGTGCAatctctttgttggtatacacttttccaagtgcatttaactcATTTATGACACTGCTTACTCTTTAATCATACTCGTGCATTGATTCTtctgctttcattttgatgttatcaaacatTTGAACAGCAACATAGAGTTTATTCtcttttgtttgatcatttccttcacacagctggatcagcttttcccaaatttctttggctgtcttacacgtctttattttgttgaaggttactttgtccaacgttttgtacagaatgtctttagccacattatcaagatttgcttttcttttatcttcagttgtccattcatctctgggcttttctattctttgtggtgccccttctgttatggcaactgctgtgtttGTTTTTataatcttcatgggtccatcagttatgacataccacatgtcatcgtcttgtacagctaaatgagcctgcattctgattttccaatcatcaaattcttctctggagaacataggaattttgttgaatgaagtcatgctagcaagtttatagatcaaaagtattcaagaacaagattcacccgctctgataccactagaTAGGgccgattaacgtatcaagagtgtttagaagggagggttgaataaacactcacagttAAAACTGGTCTTTtctaattttgagttcagtttggtgacaaactgattcttggaatcttgttggtcaatgacaatcaattaaactaaagtagttgcggaaaataactgaaagatagaatatgaAACTGAAATAAAGTAGGCAagggttgtttctggatgttcggagaatttagtTACTCCTGCGTcgccccttctatctcaaggataggatatctactaaaagactttgatcaaatacaagaattctactgacccacttcagtttggacttaacactgccaaaactgaaactcttagtttaacagaatgttctcagtgcgtaactgatctcaGCACTATCGAATTTCAACGATTATTACAACTTGTaagtgagctcaaattgtagccttaacTGCTACGAATATACCAAGTAAAAgtgatgtgaatcttgatacgaataaatagcaaacacgattaaaagtgaaccgcaccctctattcaattacaataacaagacgcgtgtgttttcccgatcttttgattcaagtattgtgtgatattcacctgtaaactagcaagagtttagcaacaaataaacacgagtataaacaatcgaaaactatacgaaccttcgaagaactttgcctacgacaatccgcacaagcaacgatcgacaaacgccacaaagttaaaaactttgataagtttgattttgaattaacaaagctaaagctttgaaaagtttgagagaaaattctcacaaatttgataaactcaaaataatatgtgtattgtgtgtaaaaattTGTCCAATATAGTCTAGATATCAAAAGATACCAtgaaatctagtttcctaacaaaataaaactctaaaaaaggtaattttgtcgcgcagaaaacactaggcacggaccccgtgcagacctccgtgtctgggtccgtgtacatactgtaactcATCTTCAGTcgggatcaagggacacggaccccgtgctcagctccgtgtacgggtccgtgtaggcactgtcttcgccaaatacatagggcacggcccccgtgcctgggtccgtcgtcgggtccgtgtaggctctgtattTGCTTATCTCCGgatgtaaagggcacggaccccgtgtgcaggtccgtgtcgaGGTCCGTGAAGACTCGGTTGAGGAGATTAATGCATGAATCCTATTCCTTTGGCCCTCCAACATTCTTCCATGCATCCCGAGCCCTCCACCACTTTGCTCCTCGCACGTAAATCCATCTTCTTCGCTCATACGCCCGTGCAAGGCTACCATGTTCGCATCAAAAAgggagctaagattttgacagagtgacagtAAGCTTGTTGATCGAGTTTACTCCACTTTTTCCTTCAgttgttcttctgtcatatttataagctttcttttctccaacggtaacttgagatgaatttgaatcattgtatccgttgatttctTCTTATTTATTCCTTGGACATTGTTTGCTTTATTAATTGTGATGCGGTGTCTTAATTGCTTTcgccgaaatgcgttgttctaagctgtattgattgaagtgcggcgttgcaatcttctatgtctcttgacggttgattgttctttcccgagacatgttcaGTTGAAGGGTGCTTAGCATACGGCTGCGATCAGTtagctgatttcagttattAAGTTCAGTTGTTGAATGTACTTGCGCGTatcagttggttcatattttcagttggttcatattttttcaaactccagaatttagtttccaacacacCTTCATGGATCTTTCGAACGGGTACATCCACCGAAAGTACACTGGTCCACATAATCGAACTTCACGAACAAAATGAACTGTTAAGTGAAGCATGACATCGAAAAAAGAAGGGGGGAAATGCTGCTCCAATAAGCAGAGTATAACAACCAAGTCAGATTACAGCTTATCTAACTTGGCTACATCTATCACCTTGCAACAAATATCTTTGAAGAAGAAGCATAATCTTATGATGGCATATCTAACATGTTTGGGTAACGCATCACGTATGAGTATTGGAAGGAAATGCTGTATTAGAACATGACAATCATGAGATTTCAAGCCAATCAATTTCAACTCAGACAAGGACACAAGATTTTTCAGGTTCGATGAGAAACCTTCTGGGAATTTTATATCCATTATCGACTGTCAAACTTGTAACTTTTCTTTTTTTGTGAATGAGCATGCAGCAGGAGGAAGATATGTTCTTTTTTCACCAAATTTAGGTGCCAATTCAGGCCTAACTCCCATTTGAACCATGTCCAACCTAGCTGCCACATTGTCCTTGGTTTTCCTTTAACATTTATCAAAGTATTAATGAGAGATTCGAAGACATTTTTCTCTATGTGCATCACATCGAGACAATGCCTAACATGCAGGTGTTTCCAATAAGGAAGAttgaaaaaaattgatttattCTTCCAACATTTTCTGAAATCTGTTGATCCAAAATCTTTTTCTTCTTTACTATCTTCCAAATTATTGTCCTTTGCATTCTTTCTCTTTTTACCTTTCACACTAATCTTCTTTCCGAAACCACACCTTATGTCAGAAAGCTTGTCAAACAAAGCAACCCCAGATAATGGTGTAGATGGTTCTCCATGTTCTTCCATACCATCGAACTCTTTCATTTGCCTCCGATATGGATGAAACCATGGTAGGAATCGTCTATGACTAACAAATGACACTTTCTTCCCATTTTCCAAATGCTTTGCACAAGTATCTTCTTTGCATATTGGGCATGCATAATAACCATGTGTAGTACATCCACTAAGGTTACCATAGGCTGGAAAGTCATTGATGGTCCATAGTAAGACTGCTTTAAGAGTGAAAATTGTCTTCGATAAGCATCATAGACACCATCAACTCCATCCCACAATCGTTGCAAATCTTCAACTAACATATCAAGATAGACATCTATATCGTTTCCTGGCTGTTTAGGCCCTAAAATGAGCATAGTTAGCATGATGAATTTTCTCTTCATACACATGTTTGGAGGTAGATTATAGGTGACCAACATAATTGGCCAGCTACTGTACCGACTACTAAGGTTGCTATAAGGATTAATGCCATCAGCTGTAAGTTCCAGGCGAAGATTTCTTGGTTCACTTTCAAAGTCGGGCCACATATGATCCACCAACTTCCAATATGGTGAATCAGCTGGATGACATAACTGACCGGGAACTCCTGTGGTTTCTGCATGCCATGTTAAATTTTTGGAGGTATGTAGAGATTTAAACATGCGCTTAAATCTTGGTATGGGAGGGAAATACCACAACACCTTTGCAGGAACACCTTTCTTCTCAACGTTCTTCTTGGTTAGCTTCCACCGTGACAAGCCACATTTAGGGCAGTTTACGCAGTTTTTATATTGCTTCCTATAAATAATGCAATCATTGGAACAAGCATGAATCTTTTCATGACTCAACGCCAAACAACTCAATGTCTTTTTTATATCATACATTTTGGTTGGCAGGTTGTGATTATCTGGTAGCATATCCCCAAAATCCATTAGCAGATCGGAAAATATAGCGTCGCTCATCCCATGCTTTGCTTTGGTGTTGTATAGTTTCACAATTGCACTCAACTTTGTGTAACGCTTACATCCATTATACAAAGGTTTCTCTGCTTCCTCCAAAAATTCCATAAACGCTTCTGGATTTTTTGTATAGTTATCATATGCTGCCTCACACATATTAGTGGTTTCAAAG from Primulina eburnea isolate SZY01 chromosome 6, ASM2296580v1, whole genome shotgun sequence encodes:
- the LOC140835277 gene encoding uncharacterized protein, with product MYKSWIHSDRRSKQYEEGVELFIRGCLENPHIDPNLIHCPCCKCKNFKKRPAKSIQEHLYFHGFSQNYVNWIWHGESAESDKVNWSTNKEPIGNYHGHFETTNMCEAAYDNYTKNPEAFMEFLEEAEKPLYNGCKRYTKLSAIVKLYNTKAKHGMSDAIFSDLLMDFGDMLPDNHNLPTKMYDIKKTLSCLALSHEKIHACSNDCIIYRKQYKNCVNCPKCGLSRWKLTKKNVEKKGVPAKVLWYFPPIPRFKRMFKSLHTSKNLTWHAETTGVPGQLCHPADSPYWKLVDHMWPDFESEPRNLRLELTADGINPYSNLSSRYSSWPIMLVTYNLPPNMCMKRKFIMLTMLILGPKQPGNDIDVYLDMLVEDLQRLWDGVDGVYDAYRRQFSLLKQSYYGPSMTFQPMVTLVDVLHMVIMHAQYAKKILVQSIWKMGRKCHLLVIDDSYHGFIHIGGK